A region of Hoplias malabaricus isolate fHopMal1 chromosome 12, fHopMal1.hap1, whole genome shotgun sequence DNA encodes the following proteins:
- the LOC136664007 gene encoding lactase/phlorizin hydrolase produces the protein MAKMKGTHTVVLLWLLGFYGSCSHAEDSEDFMLLAGPLSNRFIKKLERDTLARQTLSSGASDAGDPFDCRDPLPAKTREYFQYLQSIGVTHFKVPLSWSNILPTGESSQPHEDTVTCYINLVKGLTESSIQPLLELHSSAVPEALSHKHGDWGDPAMVRLFRDYAAFIFTKFGDLVNSYITFSHLHKLRDPVQFQNALQAHAEVYTLYHHMFPDGHLSLGTRASDVSSLYQSVPTIKQYMDFLSVHMEYDCAVKTSLTGEVKSMQMTTGKLQILMYHMNVKNCGDKTSQPLISVLEALRNKEIHLMGCDITDLIGKLDRGHASVQTYGMEAEGKEQSNSSLSYQKIWEKFRHESPADRDLFLNRTFPLGFQWAVSTESFKVEGGWSEHGKGETIWDRFGHKGMVYANQTADLACDSYHKVDYDVYLLRGILSPNYQFSISWARIFPTGTRESLIEKGALYYDNLINALLKSGITPTVTLHHWDLPQALQDSGGWTNNSIVGSFKEFADFCFSRYGDRVKTWNTFSSPWFISNFGYGTGEYPPGIKDLTTASYQVTHNIIKSHAEAWHVYNNKYRKHQGGKVGIALNSDWAEPKNPDNLHDVEAADRYLNFMLGWFAHPIFVDGDYPALLKKQIALKNTECGKDLAMLPGFTEEEKKNIRHTADFFGLNHHTSRLLSVSRGRCVPGQDGVGDFKADIDPNWPTTASSQIQSVPWGLRRLLNYIATEYTSVTGVPIYITGNGMPTEYNNNLINDTYRVDFLKKYINEALKAIDLDVVDVQRFTVQSLLDGFEGPQGYSERFGLHYVDFEDPDRPRTPKSSAYYYSQIIQSHGFGNTRASSLSQIFGKNKDQSRAPPLPPSEVPSKSKVVWERFSPQSRFQKKLYYYGTFPDDFQWGISSSAYQIEGGWDADGKGPSVWDNFTHKPGAIKNNANGDVACDSYNRMEEDLYMLRALKVKAYRFSLSWPRIFPNGYRSSLNKKGIEYYNRLINGLIAFNITPMVTLYHWDLPQALQDINGWDNEDMIKIFNDYADFCFETFGDRVKFWMTFNEPHVIAWVGYGMGMFPPNIKSPGDAPYRVAHNLLKAHAKVYHTYDEKYRKLQQGLVSISLDSEWFEPLDVNTPREVAAADRALQFVLGWFAHPIFKNGDYPDAMKWQVGNKSELQGSAVSRLPTFSDEEKAYIQGTADVFCLNTYTTRMARHVTARLSPKSYEHDQDVAISDVSDSQGTAMAEMRAAAWGLRRLLNWIKEEYGNPDIYITENGVSTNTDTTVDDTDRIFYLKTYIDEALKAHNLDGVRLRGYTAWSLMDSFEWLNGYSVGFGHHHVDFKHPERPRTPKRSAHFYYQIMRDNGFPLPAEEEPVYGIFPEGFAWSVATASYQIEGGWRADGKGLSIWDTFAHTPLRVGNDDTGDIACDSYNKISEDVEALKKLRVNHYRFSISWPRIMPDGTRKNINKAGLNYYHRLIDALLAANIKPQVTLYHWDLPQALQDVKGWENCTIVERFKDYADVVFSNLGDKVKFWITVNEPYNIANIGHGYGTAAPGISLRPGTAPYIVAHNLLKAHAEAWHLYNNKYRALQGGIVGITINSDWAVPRNPYKQEDYDAAQRVVEFQIGWFAHPVFNGDYSDVMKNRIRERSLAAGLAKSRLPEFSPEEVQRIKGTHDYFGFNHYTTVLAFNLDYKKLQHYDADRGAGTIHDRSWLDSGSSWLKVTPPGFRTILNFIKNEYGNPPIYITENGISERGDMDLNDIHRIHYYENYINQALKAHLIDGVDIRGYTAWTLMDNLEWATGFAEKFGLFYVNRSDPSLPRIPKKSATHYATIINCNGFPDPRHGPHECQNLEPEGTESAPETLPPSPSPEAVFGVNFLGLEMSPPDVGVALYVLFSLSIAGVIATALIAYQCIKVKKKSKQITEEHIALEKF, from the exons ATGGCAAAGATGAAGGGGACACACACAGTAGTCCTTCTCTGGCTACTGGGTTTTTATGGGAGCTGTAGTCATGCAGAAGACTCTGAGGACTTTATGCTTTTAGCAGGGCCTTTATCCAATCGGTTCATCAAGAAATTGGAAAGAGACACTCTTGCCAGACAAACATTGTCCTCAGGCGCTTCTGACGCTGGCGATCCATTTGACTGCAGAGACCCTCTCCCCGCAAAAACCAGAGAATACTTCCAGTACCTTCAGAGCATAGGGGTGACCCACTTCAAAGTGCCTTTGTCCTGGTCAAACATCCTGCCCACAGGTGAGTCCAGCCAGCCACATGAAGACACGGTGACCTGCTACATTAACCTGGTGAAGGGACTGACCGAGTCCAGCATCCAGCCTCTGCTGGAGCTCCACAGTTCTGCAGTGCCAGAAGCCCTGAGCCACAAACATGGAGACTGGGGGGACCCCGCCATGGTCCGGCTGTTCCGAGACTATGCAGCTTTCATCTTCACCAAGTTCGGAGACCTGGTCAACTCGTATATCACCTTTAGCCACTTGCACAAGCTCAGAGATCCAGTGCAGTTTCAAAACGCTCTCCAGGCCCATGCTGAGGTGTATACACTCTACCACCACATGTTTCCAG ATGGTCATCTGTCCCTTGGAACTAGAGCCAGTGATGTCAGCAGTCTGTACCAAAGTGTACCCACGATAAAG CAATATATGGATTTCTTATCTGTGCATATGGAGTATGACTGCGCAGTCAAGACAAGTCTGACAGGGGAAGTAAAAAGCATGCAG ATGACGACGGGTAAACTACAAATTCTCATGTATCACATGAACGTCAAAAACTGTGGTGACAAAACCTCTCAACCCCTCATCAGTGTCCTTGAAG CTTTAAGAAACAAAGAGATTCATCTTATGGGCTGTGACATTACTGACCTAATAGGAAAACTTGATCGAGGGCATGCAAg TGTGCAGACCTATGGCATGGAGGCTGAAGGCAAGGAGCAAAGTAATTCTTCACTTTCTTATCAAAAGATCTGGGAGAAATTCAGACATGAAAGCCCAGCAGATagagatttatttcttaatcgTACTTTCCCTCTTGGATTTCAATGGGCAGTCTCAACTGAGTCTTTCAAAGTGGAGGGTGGCTGGTCTGAACATGGCAAAGGGGAAACAATCTGGGATCGCTTTGGTCATAAAGGCATGGTTTATGCTAATCAGACGGCTGATCTGGCCTGCGACAGTTACCACAAGGTGGACTATGATGTGTACCTGCTTAGAGGCATTCTCTCCCCCAATTATCAGTTCTCCATTTCTTGGGCTCGCATTTTCCCAACTGGTACCAGAGAAAGCCTGATTGAGAAAGGGGCATTGTATTATGACAATCTGATCAACGCTCTCCTAAAATCAGGCATAACACCCACAGTCACCTTACACCACTGGGACCTACCACAAGCTCTCCAGGACAGTGGAGGCTGGACCAACAACTCTATTGTGGGCTCATTCAAAGAGTTTGCTGACTTTTGCTTCTCCAGGTATGGAGACAGAGTGAAGACCTGGAATACTTTTAGCAGCCCCTGGTTTATTAGTAACTTTGGGTATGGTACAGGCGAGTATCCTCCAGGTATTAAGGACCTAACCACAGCTTCCTACCAG GTGACACATAACATCATAAAATCCCATGCAGAAGCATGGCATGTCTACAACAACAAATATAGGAAACATCAGGGTGGGAAAGTTGGCATCGCTCTCAACTCAGACTGGGCTGAACCAAAGAACCCTGATAATCTCCATGATGTAGAGGCTGCAGATCGCTACCTGAACTTCATGCTGGGGTGGTTTGCTCACCCCATATTTGTAGATGGAGATTATCCAGCATTGCTGAAAAAACAGATTGCGCTGAAGAACACTGAATGTGGCAAAGACCTAGCCATGCTCCCAGGCTTTACagaagaggagaaaaagaatatCAGACATACAGCTGATTTCTTTGGGCTAAATCACCACACGTCCCGTCTGCTCAGTGTAAGTCGGGGCCGTTGTGTTCCTGGACAAGACGGTGTTGGAGATTTCAAGGCAGACATTGACCCAAATTGGCCTACCACAGCATCAAGCCAAATCCAGTCTGTGCCATGGGGTCTTCGGCGTTTGCTGAATTATATTGCTACCGAGTACACGTCAGTGACTGGTGTGCCCATTTACATCACTGGAAATGGGATGCCAACAGAATACAACAACAACCTGATAAATGACACATACCGTGTGGACTTCCTTAAGAAATACATTAATGAAGCCCTCAAAG CTATTGACTTAGACGTGGTTGATGTACAGCGATTTACAGTCCAGTCCCTATTAGATGGATTTGAAGGTCCTCAAGGCTACAGTGAAAGATTTGGACTGCATTATGTAGATTTTGAAGATCCTGATAGACCCAGAACACCAAAATCATCAGCCTACTACTACTCTCAGATCATTCAAAGTCATGGTTTTGGAAACACAAGAGCATCTTCCTTGAGCCAAATCTTTGGCAAAAACAAGGACCAGTCAAGAGCCCCCCCTCTGCCGCCATCTGAAGTTCCCTCGAAATCTAAAGTAGTTTGGGAGAGGTTCTCTCCTCAGTCCAGATTTCAGAAGAAGCTTTATTACTATGGAACATTTCCAGATGATTTCCAGTGGGGTATTTCATCCTCCGCATATCAGATTGAAGGTGGCTGGGACGCAGATGGCAAGGGTCCTAGTGTGTGGGACAATTTTACCCACAAGCCTGGTGCCATCAAAAACAACGCTAATGGTGATGTGGCTTGTGACAGCTATAATAGAATGGAAGAGGATCTCTACATGTTGAGAGCACTGAAAGTCAAGGCTTATAGGTTCTCATTATCCTGGCCTAGGATTTTTCCAAATGGTTACAGATCTTCCTTAAACAAGAAAGGCATAGAATATTACAACAGACTCATAAATGGTCTCATTGCATTTAATATTACACCAATGGTGACTCTTTATCACTGGGATCTCCCTCAAGCTCTCCAAGACATCAATGGCTGGGACAATGAGGACATGATTAAAATATTCAATGACTACGctgatttctgctttgaaacctTTGGAGACAGGGTTAAGTTTTGGATGACCTTCAACGAACCCCATGTAATTGCATGGGTAGGCTATGGAATGGGAATGTTTCCTCCCAATATCAAGAGCCCAGGAGATGCTCCTTATAGAGTAGCACATAACCTCTTAAAAGCTCACGCCAAAGTATACCATACATATGATGAGAAATACAGAAAACTACAACAGGGGCTGGTGTCCATCAGCCTGGACAGTGAATGGTTTGAGCCTCTAGATGTAAACACACCTCGAGAAGTGGCAGCTGCTGACAGGGCACTCCAGTTTGTGCTTGGGTGGTTTGCACatcctatttttaaaaatggagacTATCCCGATGCCATGAAGTGGCAGGTGGGGAACAAGAGCGAACTTCAAGGTTCAGCTGTATCCAGGTTGCCTACTTTCAGTGACGAGGAGAAAGCCTACATCCAAGGCACCGCTGATGTGTTCTGCCTCAACACATACACTACCAGAATGGCACGTCATGTGACAGCTAGACTTTCCCCAAAATCGTATGAGCATGATCAGGATGTTGCTATATCGGATGTGTCAGACTCTCAAGGCACTGCAATGGCAGAGATGAGGGCAGCAGCTTGGGGATTGAGAAGACTTCTCAACTGGATAAAGGAGGAGTATGGGAACCCTGACATTTACATAACGGAGAATGGTGTATCTACAAATACTGACACCACAGTGGATGACACGGATAGAATATTTTACCTGAAGACCTACATTGACGAGGCCCTAAAAG CACATAACCTGGATGGGGTACGTCTTAGGGGCTACACTGCTTGGTCCCTCATGGACTCCTTTGAGTGGCTTAATGGCTACAGTGTTGGCTTTGGACATCATCACGTGGACTTCAAACACCCAGAGCGGCCAAGAACTCCCAAACGCAGTGCCCACTTTTACTATCAAATAATGAGAGACAATGGTTTTCCACTACCAGCTGAAGAGGAACCAGTGTATGGTATTTTCCCAGAGGGATTTGCATGGAGCGTAGCGACAGCATCTTATCAG ATTGAAGGAGGCTGGAGAGCGGATGGGAAAGGTTTAAGCATCTGGGACACGTTTGCCCACACTCCACTCAGAGTGGGAAATGATGACACTGGTGACATTGCCTGTGACAGCTACAACAAAATCAGTGAGGATGTTGAAGCACTCAAAAAACTCAGAGTCAACCACTACCGCTTCTCCATATCCTGGCCAAGAATTATGCCTGATGGAACCAGAAAAAATATCAACAAAGCTGGACTGAATTATTATCATCGGCTCATAGATGCACTTTTGGCAGCCAACATTAAGCCTCAG GTGACACTGTATCACTGGGACCTCCCTCAAGCTCTGCAGGATGTTAAAGGATGGGAGAATTGTACAATTGTTGAAAGATTCAAAGACTATGCTGATGTTGTCTTTAGTAATCTAGGAGACAAAGTCAAGTTTTGGATCACAGTTAATGAGCCCTACAACATTGCAAACATTGGACATGGTTATGGCACTGCTGCCCCAG GTATAAGTCTTCGGCCAGGAACAGCACCATATATTGTGGCCCACAACCTCCTCAAGGCCCATGCTGAGGCTTGGCATTTGTACAACAACAAGTACCGTGCCCTTCAGGGTGGCATTGTTGGCATCACTATAAACTCAGACTGGGCAGTGCCTAGAAACCCCTACAAACAGGAGGATTATGATGCAGCCCAGCGAGTTGTGGAG TTCCAGATTGGCTGGTTTGCTCATCCTGTGTTTAATGGAGATTACAGTGATGTGATGAAGAACAGAATTCGGGAACGAAGCTTAGCAGCTGGTCTTGCCAAGTCACG TCTCCCAGAATTTAGCCCTGAAGAAGTGCAAAGAATAAAAGGAACTCATGATTATTTTGGGTTCAATCACTATACAACTGTCTTGGCCTTCAACTTGGATTACAAGAAACTTCAGCACTATGATGCAGACAG GGGGGCAGGAACTATTCATGATCGCTCTTGGCTGGACTCTGGATCTTCCTGGCTCAAAGTAACTCCACCTGGATTCAGAACAATCCTCAACTTCATCAAGAATGAGTATGGAAACCCTCCCATTTATATTACTGAGAATGGCATCTCTGAAAGAGGAGATATGGACCTGAATGACATTCACAGGATTCACTACTATGAAAACTACATTAATCAGGCTCTGAAAG CTCATTTAATTGATGGAGTGGACATCCGTGGCTACACTGCCTGGACATTGATGGACAATCTGGAGTGGGCCACTGGTTTTGCTGAGAAATTTGGCCTCTTCTATGTGAATCGTTCAGACCCCTCTTTGCCACGTATTCCCAAGAAATCAGCCACACATTATGCCACCATAATAAACTGTAATGGATTCCCAGACCCCAGACATGGACCTCACGAGTGTCAGAATCTGGAACCTGAAG GAACAGAATCTGCCCCTGAAACTCTCCCACCCAGCCCATCTCCAGAAGCAGTCTTCGGGGTGAACTTTCTGGGTTTGGAGATGTCACCTCCAGATGTTGGAGTAGCTCTGTATGTCCTCTTCAGTCTCAGCATTGCAGGGGTCATTGCCACCGCCCTCATCGCCTACCAGTGTATCAAAGTGAAAAAGAAATCCAAACAAATCACGGAAGAACACATAGCCCTTGAGAAGTTTTGA
- the gjc4b gene encoding gap junction gamma-1 protein → MSWSFLTRLLEEISNHSTFVGKIWLTLLIVFRIVLTVVGGESIYYDEQSKFVCNTGQPGCENVCYDAFAPLSHVRFWVFQIIMITTPTIMYLGFAMHKIARMDDDDYRSPSRKRMPMINRGANRDYEEAEDNGEEDPMMCEEIVPEKEKEPEKPKKKHDGRRRIKRDGLMKVYVFQLFSRVAFEISFLFGQYILYGFEVAPSYVCTRSPCPHTVDCFVSRPTEKTIFLLIMYAVSSLCLFLTVLEILHLGISGIRDVFQRRARRHHHMPMTGQRQLMCSQVPTAPPGYHTALKKDNTGKMAMGMKPDYNLGDSGRESFGDESSSRELERLRRHLKLAQQQLDLAYQNEEGSPSRSSSPESNGTAVEQNRLNFEKQEKQGSKCEKGLRA, encoded by the exons ATGAGCTGGAGTTTCCTTACGCGACTCCTGGAGGAGATCTCCAACCACTCCACCTTTGTGGGAAAGATATGGCTTACGCTGCTCATCGTTTTTCGCATTGTTTTGACAGTGGTGGGTGGCGAGTCGATATACTACGATGAACAGAGTAAATTTGTGTGCAACACGGGGCAGCCTGGTTGTGAGAATGTGTGCTATGATGCGTTTGCACCACTCTCGCATGTCAGGTTTTGGGTCTTTCAGATAATTATGATTACCACCCCAACCATCATGTACCTGGGCTTCGCCATGCACAAGATCGCCCGCATGGATGACGATGACTACAGGTCACCTTCACGCAAGCGCATGCCCATGATCAATCGTGGTGCCAACCGTGACTACGAGGAGGCAGAGGACAATGGTGAGGAGGACCCTATGATGTGTGAGGAAATCGTGccggagaaggagaaggagcctGAAAAGCCGAAAAAGAAGCACGATGGGAGAAGGCGCATCAAACGTGACGGCCTAATGAAGGTCTATGTGTTCCAGCTTTTTTCCCGAGTTGCTTTTGAGATCTCGTTCCTTTTTGGCCAGTATATTTTGTATGGCTTTGAGGTAGCCCCTTCATATGTGTGCACGCGTAGCCCCTGCCCTCACACAGTAGACTGCTTCGTTTCACGTCCCACAGAGAAGACCATATTTTTGCTGATCATGTATGCAGTGAGTTCATTATGCCTGTTCCTCACTGTACTTGAGATCCTCCACCTGGGTATCAGCGGCATCCGTGATGTTTTCCAAAGGAGGGCAAGACGCCACCACCACATGCCAATGACTGGCCAAAGGCAATTGATGTGCAGTCAGGTCCCGACAGCGCCCCCTGGCTACCACACTGCCCTGAAAAAGGACAACACGGGCAAAATGGCCATGGGCATGAAACCCGACTACAATCTGGGTGACTCGGGGCGCGAGTCATTCGGTGACGAGTCGTCTTCCCGAGAGCTGGAGAGGCTTCGTAGGCACTTGAAGTTGGCCCAGCAGCAACTGGACCTGGCCTACCAGAACGAGGAAGGAAGCCCCTCGCGCAGCAGCAGCCCTGAGTCCAATGGCACTGCTGTTGAACAGAACAGACTGAACTTTGAGAAGCAGGAGAAGCAAGGAAGCAAATGTGAGAAGG gtcTCAGAGCATGA